AAAAATTTGGGTTTTAGCATTTTAGTCTAGGATGATAGGTAAGATAATGCATGACTAAAAAAGAATCTACGACTACTAGGACCAACTAAACTAACTGTTATTCTCATGGTTACGTAGAGATAAAGTGATCCCAATAAGGCTAATTGTTGGctcttatttaaatgttttggtTCATTCGAGGCCTAGATGAATGTGACGAATTTTCCATGCTAATGGCGAGTCTTTTGATGCATTACAGTGCAAGGGAGAAGAATAGAAGATGATCTTGATTAGGGTTGTGGAGCCCATTTATTGTGTCCATTCATGCACTGTGGAACATTGATTTTTTGAAGAGTAGATGGAGACTGGTGAAAGCAACAGTACTAGTAGTAACCAAAGTTGTGCAGTGATGAAGGATTCTAAATGGTACACTCAATTCAGAAATGTATCCAATCCTTGGATGGCAAGATATGTTTATGGCTTGATTTTCCTAGTGGCCAATCTGTTGGCATGGGCTGCCCGTGATGAACTTTCTAGTCTTAGTGCTTTAACAGAAATGAAGGGTAAGATTGCTTTTGAATCCTTGATGTACTTTCACATTTAGTTTTCTTATGCTACTTTCAAATTTCACCATGTCAATGCCACAAGAATGAAATCAAGATTTTTCTTTCTAACACAtgtaaggttttaaattgtagtTGTGGTTACACTTTCGTTACAATCCTTAATATTGTGGGAAATTACAGATAATTACAGTCAATGTGTCAACAATTGTTGTCGCGATGATTCTAAAAACTTTTACTTTGTGATTGAAATCACGATCACTGACTATTTGCTAAGACCTTGGGCTCTTATATGCATATAGGGTGTTGCATTTTTATGCAATagaatactaatatatatatttttttacaatgaaaGAATTGAAGTTTAAATCTAAGACCCCATGAAAATTACGTGAACCTGTCTCTATTCTATTATTGGCTGAAATTTATTTAAGGcttattaaattagtttttagttagagtttcaataaatttcaatgtGCCTTAAAAAGAATAGCACAGAAAGCTTATGTATTGAAATTTCTAGCATAATATATTCTTATGATGCTAATTGCTTGAATTCTAACATATATTGAATCCACAGGGTTAAAGGGATGCAAGGTTGGAAAAGACTGTTTGGGTGCAGATGGTGTTCTGCGTGTGAGCATGGGTTGCTTTGTATCCTTTgtcaaaatttcaatatttattatatgcATGAAATCTGGTTGTTAAAGGCTCTGTACAATAaggtttataaaaaagaaaaggaaaaactaaGCATTATATGAATcattaatcaatatttatattcaGTTTTCAACCTTAATTCTTGATCagttattttatatgataatgTTTTGGTCGACTGCTGGCACTTCTAAATTGAAGGAAGGCAGAGATGAATGGCAATCTGGATGGTGGTTAGTGAAGATTGTTGTCTTGGTCCTTGTGACAATATTCCCATTTATACTCCCTTCTGAGTTGATTGATCTCTATGGTGGGTAAATTGTGTCTCTGAAAAATCCTCCAAGAATTAGTGTTTCCTCtttgatagtataaaaaatgtTGCTTATATTTATTACCTTGTTATTCCTCTaacacaattatttatttatttgttaaaggaCAGGTTGCACATTTTGGTGCTGGGTATGTGTTTTTGTACCTTCACTAAATGATTTCAGCATATCTTTGTTTTAAACTGGTATATggattgttttaattttctctGTCTCTTTTTCAGGGTTTTCCTCCTAATTCAACTAATAAGCATAATCAGCTTCATTAACTGGCTGACTGATTGTTTTGACTCTGAAAAATATGCAGAAAAATGGTatgagttttttaattaaattaattatacatatttttagttcattttttaaattcaattttcaaaaaacttgtatatatattaaacaaaaaaagtactTCCTTAATGTTCAATTTGTATGCAGCCAAATCCAGGTGATGTTATTTGCaactatttcatattttatctgCTTGGTGGGGATCATTTTGATGTACATTTGGTATGCGCCACAACCATCTTGCCTCCTCAACATTTTCTTCATTACTTGGACCCTAGTGCTTCTCCAACTCATGACAAGTGTATCTCTTCACCCAAAAGTAAGTACTGTTAATTTGTTGGCTTTTGCATGCTCACCTTACTTTATCTTCCATCATAACTTTAGGTGGAATTAATGTCTCTTCATAGGTGAATGCTGGCATTTTAAGTCCAGGGTTGATGGGGCTTTATGTTGTCTTCCTTTGCTGGTGTGCAATTAGAAGGTAGGGCCACCAATTTTGTCTTTACTTTTGGACTTATATTGATAACTTATTTGATATAGCTGTCTAATGTTtagagatttttcttttcaaccgAAGGAAACTTGGAtgtaaaatcaaatcattttttttataaaaaaattctccaTTTATTGCTTTTGTTATCCTTCTAACTTATATTGTCTTCATTGCATTGAATTTGAGCTTTAGAACTTATTTGTGTATGCAGTGAACCTGCGGGAGCTGAATGCATCAGGAAGTCAGAATCTGCAAACAAAACAGACTGGCAAAGCATCATTGTAATATTTACTATTTCATGTTCAAATGAAATTTGGACTTAATGTTTGAATTGTTCTTAAACATGATAATTGTGAGTCTACAAATATTTATGCTGATCCTGTATTTTCGCATCTCGTCACTTGATAATATTTTCCCCTGCTAGTTTTGTATAATATGCAAAGAGAAAAGGATGCTATTCCCAGAAAACACAATTATTTCATGTTtatcatgaaaaatatttgagatttgatttatttttttcaattcggATCTTCTCATGTTAAAGGGTAACATAAAAACAttgttatttaaaacaaaaaggtGCAATAATGAAATTAGTGAGAGGAtccaaatcattttctttttcttttggctttTGTTGTCCTCACACATTCATTTTGAAGGCTtggtaattttattttctaaagctTTGGAATACATGATATCACTTTGCTTTCTTTATTATTGTCTGACATTCGACAATGACTATTGGCAGAGCTTTGTTGTTGCAATACTAGCACTTGTTGTTGCAACATTTTCTACCGGCATAGATTCCGAATGCTTTCAGGTTAGTTAAAAGatctaaattgaattttaataccAGGTTCTCCAATGCATATCTAACAAATCCTTACAGTTCAGGAAGAGTGATTCGCCagcagaagatgatgttccaTATGGTTATGGCTTCTTCCATTTCGTTTTTGCCACAGGAGCTATGTACTTTGCAATGCTATTGATCGGATGGAATAGTCATCATTCTATGAGAAAGTATGATCCCATCTTGCAATTGGCTCATAACATGTTATGTGCATCTTATTAAGATTTCTTGTTTTGCTTTGTCACCCACATTAAAGGAAACACATTTCATTTCTAGTTATTAAGAgccaaaatatcatatataaatcAAGATGCCACCTAACTCAATAAATATGGTACAACATGAAGTTTGAGAAGTTATTCTTTGTGTGACATAATATCATTCTGGATCTGAGATTATGCTGATGTATTTGTCAACTATTTCCTGCCCAAAAAAATTTCCTAGTtgctcacttatatattctagtAGCATGTTTATTTGAGGTTGATTCTGTCTTAAAGACTTTAATAGAAGTCataaattttgagaaaataatgcATAATATCTATATTCTACTGCAGATGGACAATTGATGTGGGCTGGACCAGTGCTTGGGTCAGAATAGTAAATGAATGGTTGGCAGTTTGTGTCTACTGTAAGTTAATTACTGTATTTCCCTACCCCTAAACTAGGCTTAGCATGAAAGAGGAATTTCACAAGTCACTTTTTAAAACATTCTTTGTTATTGGGTGAAATACATATGGGAAGTTGGGAACCATTGAATAGGGAATGAGACCTATCAAATTGAAGTGAGACTCACATTATTTATTGAGATGCACATAAATATCACACAATAACAAAGAATGTGTAGAAAAGTGAGTTGCTagtttgaaaaattttaaactgAGTGACTCTTAATACAACACGTTATGTGCAATTTCTTGAACAAacgaaaattttgtgttttcacAGTATGGATGCTGGTAGCTCCAATCATATGGAAGAGTAGACATGCTGATTCTACATGAGAACTTCCTTCTTATCTCCATTCTGGTTTGAAATTGTGAGGATTAAGATCTTAAATTGCCACATATATTTGCTACACATTTAGTGGACTCCTCCAGTTACAGCTCTTAGGAAAAGGAATTGCAAGTTTGCAACTGCAACACCCTGGAAATTCGAAGTCAGAAGCAATGGTTCTGGCAAAAATGCACATAAGCTGttggattttttatttgaagctACACAATACCTGTTCATTTATCACTGAGGGAGTATAAAGTAacttaaaaacccattttgagGATGCTCATCATAAAGTTCATTCATGATTTGCCAATTTATCGGTTTAAATGcttaaagtaattttattgtGAGTGAATCATCATATGTTCAACATAAGGTAAGCAGTGGATTACCATTTGTCAGTGACAAATAATATCGAAGTTACAATCAATGAAACACTGTTTCTGAGTTCATTGTTTttctaatatgttttttaattttttttattgttaaagtaaTCATTTGCGAAGTACTACTATATTTTAAAGTATCTTTTGGATTAAAATGGTGCCTAGATTTTCAAAACAAGCGACTTAATTCCTTGTTGCGATTTCTTGAACCTATTTCAATAACATCTTTAACAGAAATAACGCGCTTGTCTCTAAAGTAAACAAGGGTACAaccacttttttaatttttagtcagttaaaatcataatatgtttaataaatattaataaacttTTGTTCGTCCAATTTATAGGCAAATTCAATTTCGAAAAGTCTcgttttacaaaaataaaaataaatgattttaccTTCACtgttttcttacaaaaatagtctctaaaattttctttcataCAGTTTATCTCCAAGTCCTCTATTTGATATCATTTTTAAGTGTACGTGATTTGTTATGTGGAGATTATGATTTCCACGTGCTGTATTTGTTTAGATCCATGGTTTACTTATCACGTAAACCTAACAATGTCATGTGAAAAATAACGAGGAGTTGATATCATTATCACTTGCCCTTGTGGTAGTCCTTGCAACTTTATGGCTAGATCCAACACTGGCCACGTTTTTTCGGTCCAAACACTAGCAACTTGAACAAGATGTCAAACCCATCGGCATCCACCTTCTCGACCTGATTATAAACGTGATTGTGTAGGTAAAGGACCATGGTTGGTGAAAATTGAGGTAGCTTTTGCATTTGATGTGGGTTAGAAATAGTGATAGTCCAAGAGTGACACCCTAAAAAAGCAAGACCTAGAAAGAACGCGAAAAACTCGAGTGTGTACAGATTCGGAGAGATTGGATTTCAGAGAATCAACAAATGGTGGGTGGTGCGGAGAGAAAGAGGAAATGAGACAATGTGAAATCTTTAGTCATGTCATGTTAAATTTAGAAGATTATTAAGTCCACAATGCACAACGtttgtatttatattataaagggtaattataaatatacacCTCTTTACAACTCACTTCCTAACAGCATCACTGATTGGTTGGCAGATTCTGCTCATAGTGCTTCGTTGGGGGTGAATGTCTTGGATTCTCCCCTTGTGGGTTTGTTCGTTAATCGTTACGGTTATCGAATGATGTTATGGGGGATCTTCGACCCCTCACCGTGTGTTAGGGTAGTTGTGTAGTTTTGTTTTTTGGCCTCTGGCCCTCcccattacaaaaaaaaaacaataagatGATTTCATTTCATGTACTatccataaaaaagaaaaaccttaCCAAAATTGTGAGATTACAAAATCATACAATATagtaaaaccaaaaatataacaCAAGTAGGGTGCATCAAACTAGCAAACACCACCAACCAATCTATACTACAAATTACAAATGAACAACACATGGGTGCACCCAAAAAtaagaagcaaaaaaaatcatgtctcCTCGAATGGTTCTCTGCACCCCTTTCATTCATCCGTTCTTTATCTCAACTCCTTTCCCCTCTTCCAAGGGACTTGGATTCTCTACAGCACAACAGCCCCTACGGCAGCAGCATATTAGCCTTTCATAATAACAAATTAACCTCTTCCAAGAAGGTAGATTGTCTTTCATTCCTATAGAAATAACAATTTACACGGCCAAATGCAAATATTTGACTTCGATCCAGGGATTACCACAAACCCCTCATAATGCGTATGTGTATCAATCTGACTGACAATAGAAACCCAAGCCCAAACTTGCACATATTTGTACAAGGAGCAACAAGTAGATGCGTGACTTTACAATTCCAGGTGGACAATTCTTCACATTATCCGAATGGGTTGCCTCCGGTAGGGAATGAGTTAGAGGTGGGAGTGTTTGATAACCTACCAGTCAGCTGCTGATCTGGATTTGACAAGCCGAAAACAGCTCCTTGGTTACCAAAATTCCCAACTTCTTGCCTACGCATTCAGTTAAAATCATTGAGTGGCAATTCAAGTAATGCTGAacaacaaataatcatacagatGTTATACATATAACTGCAATAAATTCCCCCTTGCACAACTCACTTCAAAAACtaggagaaataaaaaaaatcacagttCTCAATGATAGCACCTAACATGATAACATCTGCCCATATAAGAAACTGATGAAACATGAGATACTAAAATGTTTTAGATGCATGAATTTGGATAGATAAAGGGTTCACTATATCATTCAAGTTTGTTCTATGCAACATAATTTGGTATAGATAAAGGAATGGACCCAAAATATGAATTTCCTAGAGCTAGTATAGAAACAAACCTAAAATAGCCTGGAAGAAATGTTATCATGATTGAAAGAGTAGTTTACCTTGGCATTGGCATGTTAGTCGGCATTTGCTGCCCCATATATGGCCCTGAGATTTTCACATGGTTCAGAATACAGATAAAAAAGCAAACTGTCCTTAGAAATAGAACAATTAATTGAAGAATGATAAAACGATAAACATACTTGGTCCCAATGCAGTTGCACGCATTTGTGTCTGTGCAGGCAGAAATGATGATGACAGAGGAGTCCAGCCATGTGTTGGATTACCCATGCTTGAAGGGTGCACTGCACCAGGAGGTGGTACCCCAGGCAGGGCACCTTGCAAGGATGACATGGAAGGAAACTGTATTCAAGGAAAACCAACCAGAAAATCATCAaccaggattttttttttcaaattttcctGAACAAAAACAGAAAGGAATTCTGAAGCTTgaaataactaattatttaatatgctACAAAGTTAGTACAACACATTTCCATGTCTTTTTCAATGTGAAGAGAtcataaagaaaacaaagatagCAATTTTCATTCTTATATATAATTCTGCTAAAGGCAAGATGTAAACTTCAGACAGTAACATACACATACAGTTAAGTAAccaatgatgaaaaaaaaatgcttgacTCAATAATGGACAAAATCCAAACCATCATTTATCTACTAACATGCACTATTCAAAAGTAAAATCATTAATTAGCAAAATTAAATGTGGTTTCAAACTTCTAATACAATATCTATGCATTATATACAAAATAATGAcagtataaaatatgaaatataattgGCAATAGcacacaaatattttaaataaatcacaTACAGTTGGGGCTTGATTTGCGGTAGGTTCACTGCTGACATCAAATGGATTTATTGACTTTGATGGCTGTGGAAAACTTGGCACAGGCTGCAACAGTGACAAACACTTATATGAGAGAAATGCTCACGCTAATGCATTAGCCACAGATTGAGCATGTGCttggtttgattatttttggGGAAAATAGTctttaaagggaaaaaaaggggGGGTCTTTCAGAGTAAGATTTTAATTGTATGCTATTTTGAACAAAAATGAactaatccaaacacacacaGTATAATCTGGTAAGCTAATCATTCTGGATTGTAACAGTACCACCACATTATTGTATTGCATTGAGATACCCATGCCATGGGGAACACCCATTTGCCAACCTACGACTGGAGCAGGGAAGGAAGAATATTTTACAGTGAACAGATCCTGCATTAACCACAACTTACtgtaagacaaaaaataaacacatgCAAGTGTGCACACAACATAGATGGTTGTGAAGtaaaataaggactaaaaaataccTCAGGAAGTTCTTTCCTTCCACTTGCTTTAACTTCTGAAGCCGGAGGTTGTGAAACAACACTGGATATAGCCTCATTGGCAGGCTTTGAAGCATAAGGGTACGTATGTGGCATTGGTGTGCTTGGATGCCCTTGCACTGTGGGTGCAGAAGGTACATTCCATGGCTGCAAGATATTTCCAGGAAAGAGTGAAAACAAATACTAGATCTGAAATTGACAGTCTATCATTTGAAATGACTGCCAAACCTGATTATTTGCTGCTCCACCTAATAGGGGTGTAAATTGTTGTGCAATAGACTGACCAACAGCAGCGGGGAACAATGGTTGTTTCTGCTGCTGTAAATTGGCCCATTGTCCTGCATTATTAAGAGGCGACACTGATGTCAATCCAGGAGATGGTACAGAAGCATTGCTGGGTGGGAAAGCTGAGAAACCGCTAACACTTGCAACTCCAGAAGTAGAAGTAAGAGATGATGATGGAATAGGTCCTGCAAAAAAAGGATGAGTTGTCAGTTCTTGCTAATGATATCACAGTGCCTTAGGAATAGCTGTTGTGACAATTAGGTCACCTTGGACTCCAGAAACTTGAGCAGGTAAAGATGCTGGCACAGACAATTGGGACAACATCGATTCAAGTGGATTTAAATTTGAGGAGCTTGGAGTTGCACTTGTTGCAGGAGCAACATCAAAAGAGGCCCAATTGTCATTACTGGAGTTTGCTGGCTGCACAACAGGTTGAGGTACAGTAGTTTGTTGGGCTTGAAGATTTGATGGAGCTACTGGAGGCTCAGGAtcagcataaaaatcaataaGGCTCTTAGTAGTCTCAAGCTTAACATCTACTGGGTTTTCATTGCCAGAAGCCAAGCTACTGGAAGATATAGTTCTCTGAAATTATAAACAGTcagttatcataaaaattaagttCAGCTACCCTACTAAACTACAGTGCCTGAGCAGGTTAAGGGAAAGAGCTGTCAAAACAATTCatgctaaaaataaataaacagtaAACACTGAGCCAGATCTTGCAGAAAATTAACTATGAAGTTAGTGAACATTAGGTGTTCATGCTACTGTAGATTGGCTAGATTCCTATTGTCCATCAGATGCTTAAAGAAAATCTTGAAGTATACAATGGTAATAAATTCACTAGCAAAACAGTATGTTAAACCAAAAATCTTTAAGGAGATAACAGAAAAATATCTTTGACTGACAATTGACAAAACATAGTGAATTTGTTATAGCATAGAAATAATGATAAACAGATCACAGATAAACACTGAAGAAACTCCACAGCAAAGGCAGGCCATGTAGCATCTAGCATCAGGATTCCGAACCTAGGTGGTAGAACCATATGGACcatcattaataataatttcaccTGTGTCGGTGCTGAGCTATCAGCAGGTCTTCCACTGTTTGGTTTGGGTGGTTCACTTATCCGAAGAGGCACCACATTTTCTCCCAAAATATCTCTAACAGGTCGGACCACAGGTGGGCTGGAAGAATCCACATCTTTGGCTCTCTCAGGAGATTGGCTTTCCAACTTATAATCTCCATCAGATGTT
This region of Glycine max cultivar Williams 82 chromosome 7, Glycine_max_v4.0, whole genome shotgun sequence genomic DNA includes:
- the LOC100787982 gene encoding probable serine incorporator — translated: METGESNSTSSNQSCAVMKDSKWYTQFRNVSNPWMARYVYGLIFLVANLLAWAARDELSSLSALTEMKGLKGCKVGKDCLGADGVLRVSMGCFLFYMIMFWSTAGTSKLKEGRDEWQSGWWLVKIVVLVLVTIFPFILPSELIDLYGQVAHFGAGVFLLIQLISIISFINWLTDCFDSEKYAEKCQIQVMLFATISYFICLVGIILMYIWYAPQPSCLLNIFFITWTLVLLQLMTSVSLHPKVNAGILSPGLMGLYVVFLCWCAIRSEPAGAECIRKSESANKTDWQSIISFVVAILALVVATFSTGIDSECFQFRKSDSPAEDDVPYGYGFFHFVFATGAMYFAMLLIGWNSHHSMRKWTIDVGWTSAWVRIVNEWLAVCVYLWMLVAPIIWKSRHADST
- the LOC102669541 gene encoding probable ADP-ribosylation factor GTPase-activating protein AGD14 isoform X1 — protein: MASRMKEDEKNERVIRGLLKLQHNRRCINCNSLGPQYVCTNFWTFVCTNCSGIHREFTHRVKSVSMAKFTSQEVSALQEGGNQRAKEIYFKEWDAQRHSFPDSSNVDRLRDFIKHVYVDRRFTGDKTNDKPPRAKPGDKDDFYQGGSRSPPYEDTYERRYNDRSSPGGRSPGYDQESRQYGDYKKSPGRPPLINDWRREDRRTSDGDYKLESQSPERAKDVDSSSPPVVRPVRDILGENVVPLRISEPPKPNSGRPADSSAPTQRTISSSSLASGNENPVDVKLETTKSLIDFYADPEPPVAPSNLQAQQTTVPQPVVQPANSSNDNWASFDVAPATSATPSSSNLNPLESMLSQLSVPASLPAQVSGVQGPIPSSSLTSTSGVASVSGFSAFPPSNASVPSPGLTSVSPLNNAGQWANLQQQKQPLFPAAVGQSIAQQFTPLLGGAANNQPWNVPSAPTVQGHPSTPMPHTYPYASKPANEAISSVVSQPPASEVKASGRKELPEDLFTVKYSSFPAPVVGWQMGVPHGMGISMQYNNVVPVPSFPQPSKSINPFDVSSEPTANQAPTFPSMSSLQGALPGVPPPGAVHPSSMGNPTHGWTPLSSSFLPAQTQMRATALGPRPYMGQQMPTNMPMPRQEVGNFGNQGAVFGLSNPDQQLTGRLSNTPTSNSFPTGGNPFG
- the LOC102669541 gene encoding probable ADP-ribosylation factor GTPase-activating protein AGD14 isoform X2; translation: MASRMKEDEKNERVIRGLLKLQHNRRCINCNSLGPQYVCTNFWTFVCTNCSGIHREFTHRVKSVSMAKFTSQEVSALQEGGNQRAKEIYFKEWDAQRHSFPDSSNVDRLRDFIKHVYVDRRFTGDKTNDKPPRAKPGDKDDFYQGGSRSPPYEDTYERRYNDRSSPGGRSPGYDQESRQYGDYKKSPGRPPLINDWRREDRRTSDGDYKLESQSPERAKDVDSSSPPVVRPVRDILGENVVPLRISEPPKPNSGRPADSSAPTQRTISSSSLASGNENPVDVKLETTKSLIDFYADPEPPVAPSNLQAQQTTVPQPVVQPANSSNDNWASFDVAPATSATPSSSNLNPLESMLSQLSVPASLPAQVSGVQGPIPSSSLTSTSGVASVSGFSAFPPSNASVPSPGLTSVSPLNNAGQWANLQQQKQPLFPAAVGQSIAQQFTPLLGGAANNQPWNVPSAPTVQGHPSTPMPHTYPYASKPANEAISSVVSQPPASEVKASGRKELPEDLFTVKYSSFPAPVVGWQMGVPHGMACAKFSTAIKVNKSI